The following are encoded together in the Flammeovirga agarivorans genome:
- a CDS encoding THUMP domain-containing class I SAM-dependent RNA methyltransferase, giving the protein MTAKTFFGLEEVLYNELINIGAKDVKKGRRAVTFKGDLEVLYKANLHCRTALKILMPIKEFKARNEQDLYEKVKKVNWAKYIDKDGTFAVDSTVWSETFRHSKFVALKVKDAIADHFMDVFRRRPNVDVKNPDIQVHIHVTKNDCILSLDSSGEALNRRGYRTEQKAAPLNEVLAAGLLILSGWKGDRPFLDPMCGSGTILIEAAMIASNTPPGLKRKFAFMKWPKYDRRLWNQVFREGKRARKEIEVPIVGSDIDRGAIEVAMANAGRSGLDEDLRISKQSFFERKAIGDNGVIVCNPPYGERIGSDIEELYKKMGDKLKQDFTGYDAWIFSGNMKAIKFVGLRPSQKIELYNGAIECRFAKYEMYRGGK; this is encoded by the coding sequence ATGACCGCTAAAACCTTTTTTGGTTTAGAAGAGGTCTTGTATAATGAATTGATCAATATTGGTGCAAAAGATGTAAAAAAAGGCAGAAGAGCAGTTACCTTTAAAGGTGATTTGGAAGTTCTTTATAAGGCTAATTTACATTGTCGTACTGCTTTAAAAATTCTAATGCCGATTAAAGAATTTAAAGCAAGAAACGAACAAGACCTTTATGAGAAAGTAAAGAAAGTCAATTGGGCGAAATATATTGATAAAGACGGTACATTCGCTGTAGACTCTACCGTTTGGTCAGAAACATTTAGACATTCAAAATTTGTTGCTTTAAAAGTAAAGGATGCTATTGCAGACCATTTTATGGATGTGTTTAGGAGAAGACCTAACGTAGATGTAAAAAATCCAGATATACAGGTGCATATTCATGTAACTAAAAATGATTGTATTCTATCATTGGATAGTTCTGGAGAAGCATTGAATAGAAGAGGATATAGAACTGAACAAAAAGCAGCACCTTTAAATGAAGTGCTTGCAGCAGGGCTTCTGATTTTATCAGGATGGAAAGGTGATAGACCTTTCTTGGATCCAATGTGTGGTTCTGGTACAATTTTGATTGAAGCAGCTATGATTGCCTCGAATACACCTCCTGGTCTAAAGAGAAAGTTTGCTTTCATGAAATGGCCAAAATATGACCGTAGATTATGGAATCAGGTGTTTAGAGAAGGAAAGCGAGCAAGAAAAGAAATTGAGGTACCAATTGTAGGTTCTGATATTGATAGAGGAGCAATTGAAGTAGCGATGGCCAATGCGGGACGATCTGGATTAGATGAAGACCTAAGGATTTCTAAGCAAAGCTTCTTTGAGAGAAAAGCTATTGGAGACAATGGTGTAATCGTTTGTAACCCTCCATATGGTGAACGTATTGGTAGTGATATTGAAGAACTTTACAAAAAGATGGGAGACAAGCTAAAGCAAGATTTCACAGGGTATGATGCTTGGATCTTCAGTGGCAACATGAAAGCAATAAAATTTGTGGGGTTAAGACCAAGTCAGAAGATTGAACTATACAATGGTGCAATTGAATGTCGATTTGCTAAATATGAAATGTACAGAGGTGGTAAATAA
- a CDS encoding ATP-binding protein: MNEYQLKQLIKKGESRILEFKQRVTKPDRFAKTVSSIANTKGGILLVGVNDDHSIQGIDPFEEQFVAEEIIKFNIHPPLEVRFDTIETENGSVLKLSIPNSPTKPHRALSKKGEWRTYVRFNDNSVLMSERAQKLAQKESSSRLAKLKRKLSRQEKSLLVYLYENEKITLKRYCKLVNFSERRARRTLNELMYFGLLREYTIDKSIFYSLG; the protein is encoded by the coding sequence ATGAATGAATATCAGTTAAAACAGCTCATTAAAAAAGGAGAATCGCGCATCCTAGAATTTAAACAGAGGGTAACAAAACCTGACCGTTTCGCAAAAACAGTATCATCTATTGCTAATACAAAAGGTGGAATACTCTTGGTCGGGGTAAATGATGACCATTCCATACAAGGAATTGACCCTTTTGAAGAACAGTTCGTCGCTGAAGAGATCATCAAGTTTAATATTCACCCTCCCCTCGAAGTTCGTTTCGACACCATTGAAACAGAAAACGGTTCAGTTCTTAAATTATCCATTCCTAATAGTCCGACCAAACCCCACAGAGCTTTATCCAAAAAAGGAGAATGGCGAACCTATGTTCGATTTAATGACAATAGTGTATTAATGTCTGAACGGGCACAAAAATTAGCTCAAAAAGAATCATCATCTAGACTCGCTAAGTTAAAAAGGAAATTATCAAGACAAGAGAAGTCGTTATTGGTTTATTTATATGAGAATGAAAAGATCACACTAAAAAGGTATTGCAAATTGGTCAACTTTTCAGAAAGAAGAGCCAGAAGAACATTAAATGAACTCATGTACTTCGGGCTACTTCGAGAATATACCATTGACAAGTCTATTTTCTATTCCTTAGGATAA
- the yjjX gene encoding inosine/xanthosine triphosphatase — translation MNKKIIVASKNPVKINASLEGMQKILPNEQFEVIGVDVPSGVSDQPMTSKETWQGALNRAMNAKSEIPEAEYWVGMEGGIDKDEDGKMYAFAWMCVIDQNDAIGKGQTGVFYLPSKVQQLVEEGIELGYANDQVFNENGSKRKGGAVGSLTFGALGRTEYYVQALVLAMIPLVNPNLYPKE, via the coding sequence ATGAATAAAAAAATAATAGTTGCTTCAAAAAATCCTGTAAAAATTAATGCTTCACTAGAAGGAATGCAGAAAATTTTACCAAATGAGCAATTCGAAGTGATTGGGGTAGATGTTCCATCAGGTGTTTCTGATCAGCCAATGACATCTAAAGAAACTTGGCAAGGGGCATTAAATAGAGCAATGAATGCAAAGTCGGAAATTCCAGAAGCAGAGTATTGGGTCGGTATGGAAGGAGGTATCGATAAAGATGAAGATGGAAAAATGTATGCTTTTGCTTGGATGTGTGTGATAGATCAAAATGATGCGATAGGTAAAGGACAAACAGGAGTATTCTACCTTCCATCAAAAGTACAGCAACTTGTAGAAGAAGGTATTGAATTAGGATATGCAAACGATCAAGTATTTAATGAAAATGGATCAAAACGTAAAGGAGGGGCTGTCGGTTCCCTTACTTTTGGTGCTTTAGGCAGAACAGAATATTATGTCCAGGCATTAGTATTAGCCATGATCCCATTGGTAAACCCTAACCTTTATCCTAAGGAATAG
- the recN gene encoding DNA repair protein RecN, translated as MLKNLLIKNYALIEHTEITPDNGLNIITGETGAGKSIMLGALGLLKGGRADSKALFDTSKKCVIEGSFDISSYKLKESFKDLELDYEKVTILRREITPSGKSRAFINDTPVRLEVMRKVSEKLMDIHSQHDTLQLGSNIYQLNLVDSYGKLEAKVEHVFVAYKEYRKTAQSYQQLLDEYNQIKEEFEFNQFQLKELDDANLDDVNQEELEKELEMLENAENIKVALNTVLETLTRSDFSADTSIYSAISELNGLTDYSKKLEEIRDRLDSCHIELRDIITEVEGEEDNLFFDQERIFMIKETLDGVYGLQQKHRVNDLQELIEKRESIRSKVDKVESFDEALLAAETEKKAAYEAMMEIAGTLSEARKKAIEPLANELNSTLADLGMPNGQIVIEHRETEPTVIGIDEVELLFTANKGRAPQPLRDVASGGEFSRLMLAIKYILASKTSLPTIIFDEIDTGISGEIAIKVGAIMEEMGKNHQVFTISHLPQIAALGSKHYYVYKDHEGSSTVSKIRTLNQEGRVQEIAQMIGGSQPSEGAIQSAKELIGIK; from the coding sequence ATGTTAAAGAATCTTCTGATAAAAAATTACGCACTAATTGAGCACACAGAAATTACTCCTGACAATGGTTTAAATATTATTACTGGTGAAACTGGTGCAGGTAAATCCATTATGTTAGGTGCATTAGGTTTACTTAAAGGTGGTAGAGCTGATAGTAAAGCATTATTTGATACCTCTAAAAAATGTGTAATTGAAGGTAGCTTTGATATTTCATCATATAAGCTGAAAGAATCATTTAAAGATCTTGAGCTGGATTATGAAAAAGTAACCATTCTAAGAAGAGAGATCACTCCGAGTGGAAAATCAAGAGCTTTTATTAACGATACACCTGTACGCTTAGAAGTCATGCGTAAGGTGAGCGAGAAGCTGATGGACATTCACTCTCAACATGATACGTTACAATTAGGCTCTAATATCTATCAATTAAACCTTGTAGATTCTTATGGTAAATTAGAGGCTAAAGTTGAACATGTATTTGTTGCTTATAAAGAATACAGAAAGACAGCTCAGTCTTATCAACAACTTTTAGACGAATACAATCAAATCAAGGAAGAGTTCGAGTTCAATCAGTTCCAACTCAAAGAACTAGATGATGCAAACCTTGATGATGTCAATCAGGAAGAGTTAGAAAAAGAGCTTGAGATGTTAGAAAATGCTGAAAACATTAAAGTAGCTCTAAATACCGTATTAGAAACGCTTACCCGTTCAGACTTTTCTGCAGACACATCGATCTACTCAGCTATATCTGAATTAAATGGTTTAACCGATTACTCTAAGAAGTTAGAAGAGATTAGAGACCGATTAGATAGCTGTCATATTGAGCTCCGAGATATCATTACTGAAGTTGAAGGTGAAGAAGATAATCTTTTCTTTGATCAAGAACGTATTTTTATGATCAAGGAAACATTAGATGGTGTTTATGGACTTCAACAAAAACACAGAGTAAATGATCTACAGGAGTTAATCGAGAAACGAGAATCTATTCGTTCTAAAGTAGATAAAGTTGAAAGCTTTGATGAAGCACTTCTTGCTGCAGAAACAGAAAAGAAAGCCGCTTATGAAGCAATGATGGAAATTGCTGGAACATTATCGGAAGCCCGTAAGAAAGCGATTGAACCATTAGCTAACGAACTAAACAGCACACTTGCCGATTTAGGAATGCCTAACGGTCAAATAGTAATTGAACACCGAGAAACTGAACCAACAGTTATTGGTATCGATGAAGTTGAACTTTTATTCACAGCTAACAAAGGACGAGCGCCACAACCTCTAAGAGATGTAGCCTCAGGAGGTGAATTCTCTAGATTAATGTTAGCCATTAAATATATTCTTGCAAGTAAGACTTCTTTACCAACTATCATATTCGATGAGATCGATACGGGTATTTCTGGAGAGATAGCCATTAAAGTTGGGGCAATTATGGAAGAAATGGGTAAAAACCATCAGGTATTTACAATTAGCCATTTACCACAAATTGCTGCATTGGGTTCTAAACATTATTATGTTTACAAAGACCATGAAGGAAGTTCTACAGTGAGTAAAATCAGAACATTAAACCAAGAAGGTAGAGTTCAAGAAATAGCTCAAATGATTGGTGGATCGCAGCCTAGTGAAGGTGCAATTCAATCTGCAAAAGAATTAATTGGAATAAAGTAA
- a CDS encoding phosphoribosylaminoimidazolesuccinocarboxamide synthase codes for MDAIKSTDLAFENATNVYKGKVRDVYFFDDKIGIVASDRISAFDVILERAIPYKGQVLNQIAEKFLKMTSDIVPNWFESAPHPNVHIGKKCDAFAVEMVIRGYLAGHAWREYRDGKRELCGVPLPEGLKENDKLPHPIITPSTKATEGHDEDISREEILKQGIVSEEDYKKLEEYTYALFAKGQEFANERGLILVDTKYEFGKFNDEIFLIDEVHTPDSSRYFYADGYQDRQDADEPQKQLSKEFVRQWLIENGFQGKDGQKQPFMSDEFVKSVSDRYIELFENITGEKFEKSSYQDIEEEIFKSIKNQLG; via the coding sequence ATGGACGCAATTAAGAGTACAGACTTAGCATTTGAGAATGCTACAAATGTCTACAAAGGTAAAGTGAGAGATGTATATTTCTTCGATGACAAGATTGGTATTGTTGCGTCGGACAGAATTTCTGCTTTTGATGTAATACTTGAGAGAGCGATTCCTTACAAAGGGCAAGTATTGAATCAAATTGCAGAAAAGTTCTTAAAAATGACAAGCGACATTGTCCCTAACTGGTTTGAGTCTGCTCCTCACCCAAATGTTCACATCGGTAAAAAGTGTGATGCATTTGCAGTAGAGATGGTTATCAGAGGCTATTTAGCTGGACATGCTTGGAGAGAATATCGTGACGGTAAAAGAGAGCTTTGTGGTGTACCTTTACCTGAAGGTTTAAAAGAAAACGACAAGCTTCCTCACCCAATCATTACACCTAGTACAAAAGCTACTGAAGGACATGATGAAGATATCTCTAGAGAGGAAATTCTTAAGCAAGGTATTGTTTCTGAAGAAGATTATAAAAAACTAGAAGAATACACTTACGCATTGTTTGCGAAAGGTCAAGAGTTTGCCAACGAGAGAGGATTAATCCTTGTTGACACGAAATACGAATTTGGAAAATTCAATGATGAGATCTTCTTAATAGATGAAGTTCATACACCAGATTCATCAAGATATTTCTATGCTGACGGCTACCAAGATAGACAAGATGCAGACGAACCTCAAAAGCAATTATCTAAGGAATTTGTAAGACAGTGGTTAATCGAAAATGGCTTTCAAGGAAAAGACGGTCAAAAACAACCTTTTATGTCAGATGAGTTTGTAAAATCTGTTTCTGATAGATATATTGAACTTTTTGAGAATATAACTGGCGAAAAATTTGAAAAGTCTTCTTATCAAGATATTGAAGAAGAAATTTTCAAATCAATCAAAAATCAATTAGGATAA